Within the Candidatus Thermoplasmatota archaeon genome, the region AGAGTCCTCCGGACCCATGGCACATTGGCCAACCGTGGAAGCCGTTCCTGGAATCGAGAGAGCGCTGGCGTTCGCCCAGCCGATCTATCGACTTGTGCTCGCTTCAAATGCAACCGACTCAGGACCTGGGTTAGTCATAAACGCTCTTGAACGCGTTGGTCTTGATCGCTATTTCCACGAAGTCGTCACCGCGAAGGAGTTGGGAGCCTCAAAACCAGACGTGGCCTTCTTCAAGGCGATATTGCGGAAACTGAAGTGCGCACCTGAGGAGACTGTCATGATCGGAGACAAGTTCGACGCGGACATCTCCGGCGCCAAGAGAGCTGGTCTTTGGACAATATGGTACAACCCAACCGGGAAGAAGCTCCCGCTGAACGGCGAGCGCCAGGCGGATACAGTCATACGGGATTATTCTGAACTGGATAACGCCCTGATGGTGATCTCAAGCAGGTCCCAGAGGCCTATATCCTGATCCAGATATCCTGCATTCTGCCCTCGTCCGATCTAACAGTACAGAAGCAAGACCGACGATGACTCGGTTCTAGTCGATC harbors:
- a CDS encoding HAD family hydrolase translates to MRMIRALIFDWGDTVMKVFPESSGPMAHWPTVEAVPGIERALAFAQPIYRLVLASNATDSGPGLVINALERVGLDRYFHEVVTAKELGASKPDVAFFKAILRKLKCAPEETVMIGDKFDADISGAKRAGLWTIWYNPTGKKLPLNGERQADTVIRDYSELDNALMVISSRSQRPIS